A stretch of Pristiophorus japonicus isolate sPriJap1 chromosome 10, sPriJap1.hap1, whole genome shotgun sequence DNA encodes these proteins:
- the nek3 gene encoding serine/threonine-protein kinase Nek3 isoform X2 — MMDTYTVLKVIGEGSFGRALLVQAHNDSQQYVMKEIHLSKDPSGLQRSRREAILLAKMKHPNIVAFTDSFEADGHLYIVMEYCDGGDLTQKLLQRKEKLFPEETVLNLFVQICLGMKHIHDKRVLHRDIKSKNIFLTKNGVIKLGDFGSAHLLNSPMAFAHTYVGTPYYVSPEIWENKPYNNKSDIWALGCVLYELCTLRHPFQSNSWKNLILKICKGSYTPIPRHYSYELQYIIKQMFKKNPKDRPSVSTILARHCFAKFISKLLSPEMVKKEFCEVTAKKKKTAQAKHRTMQKASVPSKYEEVPSSAGGSECMKTTKASPVVRKWNSAEGENVAKSLAQKTLEETASQMEVTPKGDHVIIQSGKASNVRTRKHWNEFPPVTVLNILENVQLTSNMAVEDVSSGNYVTVYPKNNPRKQWSPGPPEAVLNFLKNINTSLAFKTYTIDKGETLKKQMSQIGWMN, encoded by the exons ATGATGGACACTTACACAGTATTAAAGGTAATTGGGGAAGGTTCATTTGGCAGAGCTCTTTTGGTACAAGCACACAATGACAGTCAGCAATATGTGATGAAGGAAATTCATCTTTCAAAG GACCCCTCTGGACTACAAAGATCAAGGAGGGAAGCCATACTCCTTGCCAAAATGAAGCATCCCAACATTGTTGCATTTACAGACTCATTTGAAG CTGATGGGCATCTCTATATAGTGATGGAATATTGTGATGGTGGAGATCTCACGCAAAAACTTCTGCAGCGAAAGGAAAAATTATTTCCAGAAGAAACG GTGCTGAACCTATTTGTACAAATCTGTCTTGGAATGAAGCACATCCATGACAAACGAGTTCTACACAGAGATATCAAATCCAAG AACATATTCCTCACTAAAAATGGAGTGATCAAACTGGGAGACTTTGGCTCTGCACATCTACTGAATAG TCCCATGGCTTTTGCTCACACCTATGTTGGAACACCATACTATGTATCTCCAGAAATTTGGGAGAATAAACCATACAATAACAAAAG TGATATTTGGGCCTTGGGATGTGTCTTGTATGAACTCTGCACTCTACGGCATCCT TTCCAGTCCAATAGTTGGAAGAATCTCATCCTGAAAATCTGCAAAGGGTCCTACACTCCAATCCCAAGACATTACTCCTATGAACTGCAATATatcataaaacaaatgttcaaaAAAAATCCAAAGGATCGCCCCTCTGTCAGCACCATTCTTGCTAGGCATTGCTTTGCAAAGTTTATTAGCAAGTTGTTATCGCCTGAG ATGGTGAAGAAGGAGTTTTGCGAAGTAACGGCCAAAAAGAAGAAAACAGCACAAGCTAAACACAGGACAATGCAGAAAG CCAGTGTACCGAGTAAATATGAAGAAGTGCCCTCCAGCGCAGGTGGAAGTGAATGCATG AAAACCACAAAGGCATCTCCAGTTGTTAGAAAGTGGAACTCAGCAGAAGGAGAAAATGTTGCCAAGAGTCTAGCTCAAAAAACATTGGAAGAAACAGCTTCTCAAATGGAAG TAACACCAAAGGGAGACCATGTGATAATCCAAAGTGGCAAAGCCTCTAACGTGCGCACTCGAAAGCACTGGAATGAATTCCCTCCAGTTACAGTGTTAAATATACTTGAAAATGTGCAACTGACATCCAACATGGCTGTTGAGGACGTTAGCAGTG GTAATTACGTGACTGTTTATCCAAAAAATAATCCTCGAAAACAGTGGAGCCCAGGCCCTCCTGAAGCAGTACTGAATTTCCTAAAGAACATTAACACAAGCTTGGCTTTTAAGACCTACACAATAGATAAAGGAG
- the nek3 gene encoding serine/threonine-protein kinase Nek3 isoform X3, with protein MMDTYTVLKVIGEGSFGRALLVQAHNDSQQYVMKEIHLSKDPSGLQRSRREAILLAKMKHPNIVAFTDSFEADGHLYIVMEYCDGGDLTQKLLQRKEKLFPEETVLNLFVQICLGMKHIHDKRVLHRDIKSKNIFLTKNGVIKLGDFGSAHLLNSPMAFAHTYVGTPYYVSPEIWENKPYNNKSDIWALGCVLYELCTLRHPFQSNSWKNLILKICKGSYTPIPRHYSYELQYIIKQMFKKNPKDRPSVSTILARHCFAKFISKLLSPEMVKKEFCEVTAKKKKTAQAKHRTMQKASVPSKYEEVPSSAGGSECMKTTKASPVVRKWNSAEGENVAKSLAQKTLEETASQMEVTPKGDHVIIQSGKASNVRTRKHWNEFPPVTVLNILENVQLTSNMAVEDVSSGNYVTVYPKNNPRKQWSPGPPEAVLNFLKNINTSLAFKTYTIDKGERPRRR; from the exons ATGATGGACACTTACACAGTATTAAAGGTAATTGGGGAAGGTTCATTTGGCAGAGCTCTTTTGGTACAAGCACACAATGACAGTCAGCAATATGTGATGAAGGAAATTCATCTTTCAAAG GACCCCTCTGGACTACAAAGATCAAGGAGGGAAGCCATACTCCTTGCCAAAATGAAGCATCCCAACATTGTTGCATTTACAGACTCATTTGAAG CTGATGGGCATCTCTATATAGTGATGGAATATTGTGATGGTGGAGATCTCACGCAAAAACTTCTGCAGCGAAAGGAAAAATTATTTCCAGAAGAAACG GTGCTGAACCTATTTGTACAAATCTGTCTTGGAATGAAGCACATCCATGACAAACGAGTTCTACACAGAGATATCAAATCCAAG AACATATTCCTCACTAAAAATGGAGTGATCAAACTGGGAGACTTTGGCTCTGCACATCTACTGAATAG TCCCATGGCTTTTGCTCACACCTATGTTGGAACACCATACTATGTATCTCCAGAAATTTGGGAGAATAAACCATACAATAACAAAAG TGATATTTGGGCCTTGGGATGTGTCTTGTATGAACTCTGCACTCTACGGCATCCT TTCCAGTCCAATAGTTGGAAGAATCTCATCCTGAAAATCTGCAAAGGGTCCTACACTCCAATCCCAAGACATTACTCCTATGAACTGCAATATatcataaaacaaatgttcaaaAAAAATCCAAAGGATCGCCCCTCTGTCAGCACCATTCTTGCTAGGCATTGCTTTGCAAAGTTTATTAGCAAGTTGTTATCGCCTGAG ATGGTGAAGAAGGAGTTTTGCGAAGTAACGGCCAAAAAGAAGAAAACAGCACAAGCTAAACACAGGACAATGCAGAAAG CCAGTGTACCGAGTAAATATGAAGAAGTGCCCTCCAGCGCAGGTGGAAGTGAATGCATG AAAACCACAAAGGCATCTCCAGTTGTTAGAAAGTGGAACTCAGCAGAAGGAGAAAATGTTGCCAAGAGTCTAGCTCAAAAAACATTGGAAGAAACAGCTTCTCAAATGGAAG TAACACCAAAGGGAGACCATGTGATAATCCAAAGTGGCAAAGCCTCTAACGTGCGCACTCGAAAGCACTGGAATGAATTCCCTCCAGTTACAGTGTTAAATATACTTGAAAATGTGCAACTGACATCCAACATGGCTGTTGAGGACGTTAGCAGTG GTAATTACGTGACTGTTTATCCAAAAAATAATCCTCGAAAACAGTGGAGCCCAGGCCCTCCTGAAGCAGTACTGAATTTCCTAAAGAACATTAACACAAGCTTGGCTTTTAAGACCTACACAATAGATAAAGGAG